From one Gemella morbillorum genomic stretch:
- a CDS encoding ABC transporter ATP-binding protein, with translation MIEFKNVSKQYDSKLALDNLNLTINDGEIFGLIGHNGAGKSTAIKALTSIIEVSNGDILFDNMNLRENRLECKKQIGYVPDSPDIFLTLSPYEYWSLIANLYELDEKTTEERIYEYSKLFNMIGVEHQEINSFSHGMRQKVFLIAALLSNPRFWIMDEPMTGLDPQAAFDLKNLMKEHTKQGHSVLFSTHVLEVAEHLCDRIGILSHGKLIFVGTLDELRAQQEGNSLEEIYLNLIKSSNRYNLGGV, from the coding sequence ATGATAGAATTCAAAAATGTCTCAAAACAATACGACTCTAAATTGGCATTAGACAATCTTAATCTTACTATTAACGATGGAGAAATATTTGGACTAATAGGTCACAACGGAGCTGGAAAATCTACAGCTATAAAGGCTTTAACTAGTATAATTGAAGTTAGCAACGGGGATATTCTTTTTGATAATATGAACTTACGTGAGAATCGACTAGAATGTAAAAAACAAATAGGCTATGTCCCTGATAGTCCTGACATATTTTTAACTTTATCACCTTATGAATATTGGTCTCTAATTGCCAACCTTTATGAACTTGATGAAAAAACAACAGAAGAGCGTATATACGAATACTCTAAGTTATTTAACATGATAGGCGTTGAACATCAAGAAATAAATTCATTTTCTCATGGTATGCGTCAAAAAGTTTTTCTTATAGCTGCCCTTCTATCTAACCCTCGCTTTTGGATAATGGATGAGCCAATGACTGGACTTGATCCACAAGCAGCTTTTGATTTAAAGAATCTTATGAAAGAACATACAAAGCAAGGTCATAGCGTATTATTTTCTACACATGTCTTAGAAGTTGCAGAACATCTATGTGATAGAATTGGTATTCTTAGCCATGGTAAACTTATTTTTGTCGGAACACTTGATGAGTTAAGAGCACAACAGGAAGGAAACTCGCTCGAAGAAATTTATCTTAACCTAATCAAAAGTTCTAATCGATATAATCT